One Oryza sativa Japonica Group chromosome 8, ASM3414082v1 DNA window includes the following coding sequences:
- the LOC107275921 gene encoding uncharacterized protein isoform X2, whose translation MASMKQEKDARIIVLALAAPVTKFKPPQTRKRNKASSSNHAKSKRASTDGPSGIIKLKESTTFAHGKDQIMEEATDFVHQIGTVNNIQQNQEEPAGLNQQQPAYLGLAHGGPQIPLEAADTDDNVQQNKEEPAGLNQQQPDLGLADVPQIPEEAAPGPADPNEDVNDVFEFALNNNVLDL comes from the exons ATGGCATCAATGAAGCAAGAGAAGGATGCTAGAATTATAGTTCTAGCATTAGCGGCACCTGTAACTAAATTCAAGCCTCCCCAAACGAGAAAAAGGAATAAAGCTTCTTCATCCAATCATGCCAAATCAAAAAGGGCATCGACTGATGGACCTTCAG GTATCATCAAGCTGAAGGAATCAACAACATTTGCTCATGGCAAAGACCAAATTATGGAGGAAGCAACTG ACTTTGTGCACCAAATTGGCACTGTGAACAACATACAACAAAACCAGGAGGAGCCAGCAG GGTTAAATCAACAGCAGCCTGCTTACCTAGGCCTTGCACATGGTGGACCACAAATTCCACTGGAAGCAGCAG ACACTGATGACAACGTACAACAAAACAAGGAGGAGCCAGCAG GGTTAAATCAGCAGCAGCCTGACCTAGGCCTTGCAGATGTACCACAAATTCCAGAGGAAGCAGCTCCAG GTCCAGCTGATCCTAATGAAGATGTAAACGATGTGTTTGAGTTCGCCCTCAACAACAATGTATTGGATCTGTAA
- the LOC107275921 gene encoding uncharacterized protein isoform X1, which yields MASMKQEKDARIIVLALAAPVTKFKPPQTRKRNKASSSNHAKSKRASTDGPSGIIKLKESTTFAHGKDQIMEEATDFVHQIGTVNNIQQNQEEPAGLNQQQPAYLGLAHGGPQIPLEAAGITMLQESTTANGIAQIMEEETDTDDNVQQNKEEPAGLNQQQPDLGLADVPQIPEEAAPGPADPNEDVNDVFEFALNNNVLDL from the exons ATGGCATCAATGAAGCAAGAGAAGGATGCTAGAATTATAGTTCTAGCATTAGCGGCACCTGTAACTAAATTCAAGCCTCCCCAAACGAGAAAAAGGAATAAAGCTTCTTCATCCAATCATGCCAAATCAAAAAGGGCATCGACTGATGGACCTTCAG GTATCATCAAGCTGAAGGAATCAACAACATTTGCTCATGGCAAAGACCAAATTATGGAGGAAGCAACTG ACTTTGTGCACCAAATTGGCACTGTGAACAACATACAACAAAACCAGGAGGAGCCAGCAG GGTTAAATCAACAGCAGCCTGCTTACCTAGGCCTTGCACATGGTGGACCACAAATTCCACTGGAAGCAGCAG GTATCACCATGCTGCAGGAATCAACCACTGCAAATGGCATAGCTCAAATTATGGAGGAAGAAACTG ACACTGATGACAACGTACAACAAAACAAGGAGGAGCCAGCAG GGTTAAATCAGCAGCAGCCTGACCTAGGCCTTGCAGATGTACCACAAATTCCAGAGGAAGCAGCTCCAG GTCCAGCTGATCCTAATGAAGATGTAAACGATGTGTTTGAGTTCGCCCTCAACAACAATGTATTGGATCTGTAA
- the LOC107275921 gene encoding uncharacterized protein isoform X3 translates to MASMKQEKDARIIVLALAAPVTKFKPPQTRKRNKASSSNHAKSKRASTDGPSGIIKLKESTTFAHGKDQIMEEATDFVHQIGTVNNIQQNQEEPAGITMLQESTTANGIAQIMEEETDTDDNVQQNKEEPAGLNQQQPDLGLADVPQIPEEAAPGPADPNEDVNDVFEFALNNNVLDL, encoded by the exons ATGGCATCAATGAAGCAAGAGAAGGATGCTAGAATTATAGTTCTAGCATTAGCGGCACCTGTAACTAAATTCAAGCCTCCCCAAACGAGAAAAAGGAATAAAGCTTCTTCATCCAATCATGCCAAATCAAAAAGGGCATCGACTGATGGACCTTCAG GTATCATCAAGCTGAAGGAATCAACAACATTTGCTCATGGCAAAGACCAAATTATGGAGGAAGCAACTG ACTTTGTGCACCAAATTGGCACTGTGAACAACATACAACAAAACCAGGAGGAGCCAGCAG GTATCACCATGCTGCAGGAATCAACCACTGCAAATGGCATAGCTCAAATTATGGAGGAAGAAACTG ACACTGATGACAACGTACAACAAAACAAGGAGGAGCCAGCAG GGTTAAATCAGCAGCAGCCTGACCTAGGCCTTGCAGATGTACCACAAATTCCAGAGGAAGCAGCTCCAG GTCCAGCTGATCCTAATGAAGATGTAAACGATGTGTTTGAGTTCGCCCTCAACAACAATGTATTGGATCTGTAA